The following DNA comes from Hahella chejuensis KCTC 2396.
CTTGCTTCACCTGCACCCTCACCGCCAGCGTGGCGGGATCGATCAGATACAGGTCGTCGCCGACAGTCACCTGCACCGGCTGGGCGCTCACGGACGCAGCCCAGGTCTGTTGCAACGCCATAGATAACAGCGCCGCCAATACGGAAATTCGTTTCATCATTGCGTATAACTTGAGTAGAAATTGGATAGAGGTATTGCTTTAAACCACGTTGGTTTCCCTAAAGGATCGCCGGGAGCACTTCGGCGCGGACTTATGTTTCGCCATGATATGCATAAGTCATTGATTGCAGTGACCGATGGGCTCTGGAAAACTTAAACGTGTAAGCCGATGCACTATAAAATAAAAGTTTCCCGGTTTCTTCATGACGAGGGCCCGTCCTTTTTGCTGATTGCCTTGAAAGCCGTGGCGGCGTAGGAAAGAGACGGAGTTATGAAATTTTATTCATGGGAGCGAAGCGACTAAAACCCATATCTTAGCGCCACATACAGGTTGCTATTGTCCTTGAGCTGGCCAAAGAAGGTTTCCACTTTTTCTCCATAGAAAACATTAGCGCCGCTCTCCACCCGCCAATGATCGTCCACTTTATAGTTCGCCTTCAGGCGCAGGTAGCCATCTTCTTCATTGGGGCTCCAGAAGTTGAACAGAGACAGGGTCAGATTCTGATTCATCAGCAGCTTGGTCAGACGCAATGTTACTACCTGACGATGCGCGTCCTTGATATAAGCGCTCGGCGGCTGCGAGGCCTTGAAGGCGTCATAATCCTGCATGGACTCGACGTAGAACTGCATGGCGCCAGTCAGTTCCGGCAGCAGCTCACGCTCGTAGCCCAATAAAGCGCGCCACTCACTGTTACGCACCCAGGGATCGTCGCCGCGGTCATCCTCCAGGCTGTCATAATAGCCCAGCTCCGCATTGGCTACGCCGCCGGCGACAGGGCCGCGCACGCTCGCGCCCCACACTTGCAGCTCAGGAAAGGTATACAGGCCGCTGCCTGGATTCACGCCCGCCGGGCTTTTCCAGAAGCCGCGATAATAATAGGCGGCCAGTTCGTACGGACCCAATAGACGATACGCCCGCAGCGCCAGTTCATCCTCTTGCAAAGCGTTTTGACGCCCTTCCACCCGCACGGGCTGATTACGCCCCACCACTTCACCATCGCCCGCGCTGTAGTAGGAAATCCGCTCGCCATCAATGTAGCGGTCAGCATCGAATTGCGGCGTATAGACAAGGTCCAGGTTCACCGCGTCACTGAAAAAGGAAAACTTGGCCGCATCCGATGGCGCCTTCAGGTATTCTTCATCGCGACCGATCATCAGCGCGTTCCAGTCTTTGGGAAACAGGTCGTTGATGAACAGCAGGTCGCCGGTTCCCCAGGTGAGGATCTGACGCCCCAACTTGATATCCACGGCGTCCGCCGGACGCATCAGGACGTTAGCCTCGCGCAAGTCCAGCCAGCCTTCGCCGCGCTCAAGATCGATATGATGATGGTCCAAAACCGGGTCGTACAGAAAGTCCGCCACGCCTTTCAATGTCATCGACTCCAAGAACGCCTCCGCCTGCCATTGCGCCCGCGCTTCGCCAATAGACGCCCGCTTTTGTGTCGGATCATTCTGCAACCGGGCGCCGAGACGGGTTTCCGCAAAGCCGGACATTTGCAACGGAACCCCAGTAAGCCCTGCTTCCGCCTCCTTATCCTCACCATTCGACTCGGGCTCCGCCAGATCCAGGCCGACAGGCAGATCCGGCTCAGTGGCGGACGGTTTCGCAGGTTCTCCCAATCCAGAGGGCAATTGCGGCTCCTCCGCTCTCAGCCCCACAGGCAAAGCCGGCTCTTCCGCCCAGGCGCGGACGCTCCAAAGCAGGATCGCGACGATTCGAAGCAGTGTTTTCATCAGTGCTCCCGCCTTGCCTCAGCGTAGATACTGACGCGGCGCACTGCGCAAATAACGTTCGCTGAAAATGTCTTCTGGAATAGCCACGTCGTAGTCCACTTTGCTGTAACGCATCTGAGTGTAACCGCCGATGCGGGTGTCGCTCATTTTGGATTCCGTCACCGTCTGATAGCCGTCCACCATTTCCACCCGCGTCGCCTGATAGGTGCGATAAGCCCGGTCTGACGCGTCGTAAAACTCGGTTTTAACAGGAATAAAGGTGGTTTTGTGAATCCAGTTTTTGTAGTAGGCGAACTCCACATTGCCCGAATTCTTTGGCGTGCTTTTCAAGACGTAGTAGTTGTCCGTCTCTTCCAGCAAAACATGATTGTCTTCATCTGGAGTGCGCCCGGACACATCCTCATAGAAAAAATGGGAGCCCATGAAGCTGGTGCGCTCGTCGCTGGCGGAAATGCGTTTCACCAGATCCAGAGCGGGAAGATACAGCCAACGGTCGTCATCCCCTTTCACATGTTTCCAGACCAGGAAGACGCTTTTGCTCACGTCCGCCGGACTGTGAAAGTACACATAAAACTTCTGATCGCCATCGTCCGCGTCGTCAATGTCTTTCCGCAATATGGTGAATTCCCGCGAGCGCTCCCGGTTCTGGGCGTCGAAGATACGCATATCCACCCTCGCCTTGCCGTCCACGCCCTGATAATAGGCCGCGTGGCTGGCCTTGCGTACGATGTCATCCACTTTCGCCTGATCCGCGGCGCCCGCCGGCGTCGTCGAAATTCCCGCCATGGCGAATACCCAGGCCGCCGTCCACCGCTTGAATGAAAGACTCATATTTCAGCCTCCCTGGTTGGTTGCAGATTTTTAAACAGAAAGCGATCAAAGGCCGTCAACAGCGCGGGCAGGATCAACAAGGTCGCCACGCCGGCGAACAGCAAAATGGAAGAAATAAACACCCCGACAGTCTGGTAGGGAATCAACGGCGCCGCCAGCAACGGCAGGAACCCCACGCCAATGACAATCACGTTGCGGGTGATCGCGCGCGCCGGCTCCCCGAACACCGCATCCACCGTCTCCCGCCAGGAGCCGGTCTGCCGATACAGAAAACGGCTGCGGGCCAGAAAGTGAATAGCGTAGTCCACCGCCAACCCAAGACTCAGCGCAGACAACACCGCCACTGGCATATCGTAGTCTTTGCCAATCCAGCCGATGACGCCGTAGATCGCGCCAATCGTGACCGTCAGCGGCAGCATACTAAGCAGCCCCCACCATAATGAGCGGAACAAAAACGCCATCATCGCCAGCACAATCAGGAAGCTGCCGAGAAACGCCTCCAGCATCCCGCTCACCATTTTTTCCTGCCACACCACATTGATGTAGGTCAGCCCAAACCATTCGTGCTTGAGGGCCGCTGGAGCTGGACTCTCCTCCAAGAAGCGATCAACCGCCGCGACCACCGCCGCCATGTCCTTGTTGTCGCCGCTCTTTAATTGAATCCACAAATTGGTATTGCGATAGTCCGGCGTCACGAAGCGCCACAAATCCTGGGGACGATGACTGCTCTGATAGGTAATCAGCGTCTGCCCCACCGCCGGAGCGCTGGCGGGGATGCGAAACGCCTCCGCTTCCCCCTGCATCAATTCCCGATGCACGGTTTTGACAATGTCCGGTAGCGCATTGCTCTTACCCACCAGACCAGTTTCCTGCAGGTACTTTTGCAGGGTTTCGATATAAGCCAGGATCTCAGGCTGTTTGAAGGTTTCAGCGCTTTGTCTCACGCTATCCAGTCCCTGCCCCAACGCATCCCAGGCGTCCCATAGTGCGTCGGTATCCGCCTGTTCGCGGGCGTCCGCCACCGCATCCTGCGCCTCACGCAGCCACTCGTCTCGGGTTTGCGCAGTCGTCCCGGCAATGATGGCGCGAGCCGGTTCCTGAATGGCCGCATCCGTCTCGTCCAATAAAGCAGCGACTCGATTGCGGGCGTCGTCCAACGTGGCCGGCGCCGCGGGTTGCAGGGCCAGATAAGCCATGTAGGTTCCAGCAAAACGTTCATTCAGCGCTTGATCCGCAACCCGAATCGGATGACTTTCCGCAAACCATTTCACCGGGTTGTCATTAATCTGGATTTTACTGATTCCATAGCCCGCGCCGACCGCTACCACCAGCGTCGCCAGCAACACCAGCTTGGCGCGGCGATAAGTGAAACGACCCAGCGCATGAAGAAACCGCGCCAGCGCCGTATGCTCCTCACCTTCCTTGTCCGCGCTCATACCAAACCCCTGCAACGAATCCTCCGGCATCAACATGATGTAGGCGGGAACCAGGGTTATCGTCAGCAGCCAGGCCAGTCCCACGCCAATGGAAACGAACACGCCAAACACCTGCACGGGAGGAATCGGCGTGAACGCCAATGAAGCGAAGCCCGCGCAGGTGGTGATCGAGGTGTACAGCATCGGCGCCGACAGCTCTTCCATCACTTCGCGAATGGTTTTGTTGCGGTCGCGAATACGGGGATAACGGTCAAAGAAGTCCGACAGGATATGCACCGCGTCCAGCACAGCGATGGGCATGACAAAAATGGGGATCATCGAACTCATGATATGCACGGTATTGCCGGTGACCACTAACAGCCCCATGGTCAGGATCACGGAAATCATGGCCACCGCCAGCGGCGCCAGCACCAAACGCAAGTGACGGAAGAACCACCACATCAGCAGGAAAATCAGCAGCATGGCCAGCGGCGCAGAAATCGCCATCTGCTTGAACATCTCCACGCCAAACTGATCCTGAGCGACAGGCAGGCCGGTAATGTGATATTCGTCATCCGAGTCGAACTCAGCGACCTTGGCGCGCAGCTTCTCCGCGATCTGGTAGCTTATGTCCTTTGATGTAATGGGAACGTACAGCGCCAGCGCTTTCTGGTCCGATGACACCAGCGTATCGCGCAGCATGGGAATGCGCATGGCTTTTTCAGCGACCTGCAAAGCAGCGGCGTCATTAGCCGGAGGCGACGGCATCAGCCACTCGAAGCGCACCGTTCCCAATCCGGCCTGTTCAATATTGTCCACCGTGGACGGAGCCATCAGATCCACGCCCACCACGCCCTGCTCACGGCCGTTCTCCTCCCAGCGCAAACCTTGCGTGAAAGCGGCCAAGTCGTACACGTCCTTCAGTGAGCGCGCATTGAATACGCCCTGAGGATGATCGCGGTTGATCACCCCTACCACGACAACGTCGTACAGGCTGAATTCCTGCTTCAGATGGTTGTGTGTCACCCTGACAGGCTCATCCTCCCGCAGCATGTTTTCCGGATCGGTATCAATGTGTAGAGGGTTCAGGAAGGAAAACGTCGCGGGGCTCAGTGTTGGAGCCGCCGCCAGAAGAATCAGCAGCAGGCAAAGAGCCCCGCTCAGGCGGAACCAAAACTTGGGGTGTCGGGAGGCATGTTCTGATAAAGTCAGCATAGCAGGGCCTCAGCGAAAGGCGCTTCCGGGACGGAACCCCAGTTTTTTCAACACCATGGCTAACGGACAAAAGCCGGTGAACGCCGCCTGAAACATATTCAGGCCGACAAAGGCGGAAAGCAGGAACCAATAGGGACTCACCCAGTAACCCAGAATCAAACCGAGAGAAACCATGAAACCTGCGAATGCGAAGACCAGTCGATCAATGTTCATAGAGACCTACTCCTGTTCGGACAGCTGAAGGCTTAGCTGCTGATTGTTTATTTAGAATAATCTAAATGATCTTTTGCTAATTTAGATTATTCTAAAATATTAGTCAATTCATTAGATGTATGGCTTCAAATTATGCTGGATAACGAATTTGACCCTGAAGGTTTTGAAAAGGCTTTGTCGTTAATCAAATCCATGGACAATCGCAATCGATTGTTCATTCTCTGCCTGCTGTGCGACGGCGAGCGTACGGTGACGGAAATGGCGGAGGCGGCGGAGCTGAGCCTGTCCGCCATGTCGCAGCATTTAAGCGTGCTGCGTCAGGCGGATCTGGTGGAGACGGAGAAGTATCAGCAGAGCGTGACTTATCGTCTTAAAGGCAATGAAGTCAAACAGATGATTGCGCTGCTGAAAAAGCTGTACTGCGACAGCGCCGCCAAATAGCGGCGCCTGCAGTGCAGACGCTCTAATGAGCGCCCTGAGGCGCGCCAACGCCGCTGCGGGGTAACGGCTTCAGCTTCCATACCAGCGGAATCAGCAACGCAAACATAACCGCCAGCAACTTGAAGCTGTCCATGAATGCGATAAAACGCGCCTGCTCGGCCACCTGCTGATTGGCCATCATCAGTGCGCGAGTGGCGTCGCCGGAGATCTGCTGCAACTGCATATAGTGATGGCTCCAGACCTCGCTGACCGGGCTGGTGTTAGCCACCAGATGACCGCGATTCACGGTCGCAACGCGATCCAGGAACGTCATCAGCAAGGCGATGCCGACGCCGCCCCCCAGATTACGCATGAACGACAGCATAGCCGCCGCCTGATTATTCGCCGAGGTGGGCAATCCAACATAAGCGCTGGACGTCGTGGGAATGAACAGGAACGCCAGACCCAACGTCTGCCACACCCGGGCCATCGCCAGCTGGTCCCGATCCACCGCCAGAGTCAACTCCCCCAGATTCCAAAGCGCCAGACTGCTGACGCCCAGTCCCAGCGTCAGCAGAATACGGGAATCCACGGCGCCAACCAGACGCCCCACGATAGGCATCATAAACATGATCGCGAATCCGCCCGGCGACAGCACCAGACCCGCGTCGAAAGCCGAATACCCCATCAGCGTCTGCATCAGCAGCGGCAACAAGGCGGTGGAGCCGAACAGCACAAAGCCCATCATAAACATGATGACATTCGCCATCGCGAAGTTGGGATAACGGTACAGCGTCAGGTCGACGATAGGATTCTTCTGATCGAAAGAACGCACGATATAGGTTAACAGCGCCACCACCACAATCACCGCCAAGGCGACGATCTGCGGCGACTCAAACCAGTCTTCGCGCTGTCCGGTATCGAGCATCCATTGCAGACAGCCCAGGCCGATGGCGATCAGGGCGAAGCCGAAATAATCCACCTTGGAGCCGTCATGATTGGCGGGCTCATCCGGCAAATAACGTTTGACCAGCATGATCAGCACAATGCCGACCGGCACGTTGATCAGAAAGATCCAGCGCCAACTGAACTCATCCGTAATCCAGCCGCCCAGGGTAGGACCAATCGCCGGCGCCGCCACCACGGCGATACCGTACATGGCGAACGCCATGCCGCGCTTTTCCAAGGGGAAACTGTCCGCCAGTATCGCTTGAGATACCGGCTGCAACGCGCCGCCAGCCAGACCCTGTACGGCGCGAAAGATAATCAGCATTTCCAGCCCTGGAGCCATGCCGCAGGCCAGAGACGCCAGCGTAAAACCGATAATGCTGCCGATAAAGAAGCGCGTACGCCCAAAATAGTCGGACAGCCAGCCGGCGATGGGCAGCGCGATGGCGTTGGTGACCAGATAGGAGGTCAGTATCCAGGTGGTTTCTTCCGGTCCCGCTCCCAGACTGCCGGCGATATGCTGCAGCGAGACGTTGGCGATGGAGATGTCCAGCACCTCCATAAAGGCGGCGAGCGCCACCAGCGGCGCGATCAGCCAGGGATTAACGGCTTTCCGCCCTGCGTTCGCTGACATCAGGAGCCGCTGACATAGACAGTGGGAATGACCGACATGCCCGGCCACAGCTGCACCCCGTCGGGGACTTCATCAAAAATGATTTTTACCGGCACGCGCTGCACCACTTTCACGTAGTTGCCGGAGGCGTTTTCCGGCGGCAGCAGACTGAAACGGGAACCCGTGCCGGGCTGGAAAGACTCCACCTTGGCGCTGAAAGTCACCCCAGGATAAGCGTCGACTTCAACGCTGACTTTATCGCCGACTCTTACGTCGCCGATCTGAGTCTCCTTGAAGTTGGCCTTGACCCATGCAGCGCCGGTGACTTCGATGGCGAAATTGGTCTGGGGACTGACAAAGCTGCCGGGGTGCTTTTCAACGCGGCTGATCCAGCCATTAGACGTGGCGCGGATTTCCGTCCACTGCAACGCCAGACTGGCGCGCGCTTCATCCGCCTGCGCCTGCTTGAGCGCCGCTTCGCTCTGCCCGATCGCCGCGCGCAGAACAGCGATATTGCGCTCATCGGAAGCGACGGTTTTCTGTTGGGAGTGCGCTGCCGCGACTTTGCTGGCTGCGACGTCGATGGACGCTTTTACGGTCTCGCGTTCGGCGCTCAGCGTAGCCAGATTGGTTTTCGCATCTTCCAAAGCCTGCTCGGAAACCTGTTTACGCCCGGCAAGACGTTCATAACGATCCACATCTCTCCGCGCCTGCGCAATTTGCGCATCCAGGCGCGCCAGGTTGCTTTCATGATGCTGCTTCTCTGCTTTGGCTACATTCACTTGCGCCAGGGCGTCTTGCTTACGCGCCTCCAAACGTGCGACAAACGCCTCCAGATCCGCCTGCGCCTTCACCATCGCCGCCTGCTGCATGGCCACCCGGGCGGATGCGCTTTGCAGCTCCGCCTCGTAGGGTTTAGGGTCAATGCGGGCGAGCAAGTCTCCCGTCGCCACCTTCTGGTTATCGCTCACCAACACCTCCACCAGCACGCCGGAGACCCGAGGCGTCAGGTAGATCACGTCCCGCTCGACAAACGCATCGTCGGTTGAAACCTTGCCGGCATGCCAGAGGTAATAGCCGCAGCCAGCGACGCCAGCCAGGCTGAAAAACAACATCAGTCGGATCATTTTCTTTGACATGGAACAGTCCCACGTTCGCTAAAGAGATTCAGGATAAAGACGGGCCCGCGGACGGAAATTCTGAGTAAAGAGTCGGACTTTGGCCCCAACTTCTGATTTTCAGCCGCCGCCGGGTTAAAATTATGTCGATTGCAATTAGAAAAACTGAACCGTACAGTTCAGTTTTCGCATTCTACTCTGATATGACGGATAAGCACAAAGGCAATTTAACGACCACCATGGCACTTAACCCACAACGCACTGAACAAATACTTGAAGCCGCCAAGAACGTTTTTCATCAAAGCGGATACGCCCGCGCCTCCATGGACCGGGTAGCGAAAGAAGCCGGCGTGTCCAAGGCGACGCTGTACAACCACTTCAAGAGCAAAACGGTGTTATTTCAGGCCGTGGTGTCCAGCGCCAGCGCCAGATTCATTCAGGAGTTGAGCGACCTGCAAACCGACGAACGCCGCCTGGAGCCAGCCCTGCGCATCATCGCGGAACGCTTCCTCACCTTCCTGCTATGCCCGCACAATCTGGCGGCCATCCGCATGATTCTGGCGGAGATTCAAGCAGACCCAGAACTGGGCGAGGCCTTTTATCAGTCCGGTCCCGCTGTCGCTGAGAGCGCTATCGGAAGTTTTCTGGACAAGCGCATGCGGAAAGGGGAGATCCCGCAGACAGATCCCGTTCGCGCAGGCCGTCACTTCATGGCGCTACTGCGGGGGGATTTATTCTGGCGCGCCCTGCTCGGCGTCGCGTTACCCCAGGACGAGATCAATGCGCACCTGGACAGCGTCGTCAAACAGTTCATGCAAGGGGTCGCCGGGATGGCCGCCAATCACGGCAATGCTGATATTCGTAACAATCCAGCGTCCGGTTCTTGAGCGTCGCCGCTTCCGGAATCAGGCCAGACTGACGGAAGCCGCACTTTTCCAATACACGGCTCGATGAAGGGTTGGCGATGGAGACCACGGCGAGCAGACGGCGCAGTCCCAGCCGGTCATAGGCTTCGTCAATCAGACGCCTTACCGCACCGGTGGCCAACCCACGTCCGCAATAGTTCTCCGCCACACGATAACCGATCCAGGCGTCGCCGCTGTCATGGCGGATTCCCCGCAAATTGGCGCGCCCTACTACAACCTGGCTTGCAGAGCCTGACGCCTCATTTCCCCACAGTAAAAATGGAAGCTGACGCCCCTGCTCCCATCCTCGCAAATAGTCTTCAATGTGATCGGCCACGCCTTCCCTGGTGTAGAAAGCATCGGGCCGGGGCTCGATGAAGGCTTCAAACCAGTCCCTGTTGGCCAATTCGAATTCAAACAAAGCGTCCAGGTCGTCCTGAGTCAATAATCTGCATTCCATCACATGTCCTTACTATTAATCAGGCAGGCCTCTCTTTCCCGCATCTCGCTCCTGTCTCGCCGTCACTGAACGGCGCTTGTCGCGGAGAGTGCATGGCGGGTTCTCTCCCGGCCTGTTTCTCTCATATACTGTCCGCGCTCAAGCATACACAGGACCTGAAACGCCATGAAAGTCATCCGTAGCAAAGAATTCACCGCGGATCGCGCCTGGGGCGCGCTCGATATCGCCAACATGAGCGGCGTCACCTGCCGTCTGCACTGGACGGATCAGCCGTATAAGTGGCATGTTAATGATGGCGAAGAGGTTTTCGCCGTCCTGGACGGAACAGTGGACATGCACTACAAGGAGCACGGAGAGATTACAGTCGCCACCCTGCAAACTGGCGACGTCTTCTACGCCGCAGTCGGGACCGAACATGTCGCCCATCCCGTTGGCGCCGCCAGGATTCTGGTGATCGAAAAAGAAGGCTCCGTGTAAGCCGCCCTCCCTTCCCACGAATAAAACCATACACAGCTAGAGGAATACATGACGGATATCAGCATCAGGCAAGCCACCGCAGACGACGCCGCACTCATTCTTAGATTCATCACTGAGCTGGCGATCTATGAGAAAGCGGAGCATGAAGTGAAAACCAATGCGGAGGAGATTCAGCAATCTCTATTCGGGCCTGATTCCAGCACCCACGCCTTGATTTGTTCAGTTAACGGCGAACCCGTGGGCTATGCGGTTTACTTCTTTAACTACTCCACCTGGCTGGGCAAACACGGTATTTACCTGGAAGACCTCTACATTTCTCCCGAATGCCGCGGCGCCGGCGCCGGCAAAGCGCTGCTTCGCCACATCGCAAAAATCGCCGTCGCCAAGGGCTGCGGCCGCTTTGAGTGGAGCGTACTGGACTGGAATGAGCCCGCCATCAATTTTTATAAATCCATCGGCGCCAAGCCCATGGATGAATGGGTGATTTATCGTCTGACCGGCGACGCGTTGACCACTTTCGCCAACGGTTAAACTGAGACAGCGAACATGCAACCCGACGCCACCGCGATCCGCGCCCGCCTGCTCAGCCTCGGCAATGAAGCTATCGCCGCACACTCCCTGCGTTTTTTTAAAACCGAACCAGGAGAGTATGGCGCTGGCGACCGGTTTCTGGGCATCCGCATGCCGACGTTACGCAAACTGGCGTCCGAGTTTCGCGGCGTCAGTTTGTCGGAAACGTTACTGTCACTAAAATCCCCCTATCATGAAGAGCGCATGCTCGCCTTATTGTTGCTAGTGACGCTGTATCAGAAAGGGGGCCCAGAGCAAAAGCAGGCGATATACGAGGCCTACCTGGCCAACACCCGGCTCATCAACAACTGGGATCTGGTGGACGGCTCCGCACGTTTTATCGTCGGGCCTTATCTTGAAGATAAAGATCGCAGTCAGCTCTATACGCTGGCGGCGTCACCCGATTTGTGGGAACGACGCATCGCCGTGCTGGCCACTTACCATTACATCACCCGCCATGACTTTACGGACATTCTGCAGCTCGCAGAAATCCTGCTACAGGATAGCGAGGATCTGATCCAGAAAGCGGTGGGCTGGATGTTGCGGGAAGTGGGCAATCGGGATAAGCGAACAGAGGAGGATTTCCTGCTCAAACATTACCGCGCCATGCCCCGCACCATGTTGCGCTACGCCATCGAGAAGTTTCCAAAGGAGGAAAGAAAGCAGTATCTCCAGGGGATGCGGTAACCCTCGGACATCGGGCCCTCAGGGCAAACCAGCAGCTCCGCGACATTCCGTGCGCCATACCCGGAAGCCGCAAGTTGCGACCAGCAGTAATTACTAAGGAACAGTATGTACACACGTTATTCCAAAATCGCCCTGGTATGGGCCGCCGCTTTATTCGCCACCCTGGTGGCTTTCAACAACCTGACGGACTACGGCTCCAACTTCGCCTTCGTCTCCCACGTATTAAGCATGGACACCACCTTCCCTGACAATCAGGGCATGTGGCGCGCCCTTAACTCTCCCGCGATACACCACAGCGCTTACGCCCTGATCATCGCAACGGAATCTTTGGTGGCGATTCTGTGCTGGATGGGCGGCTACCGTCTGCTCAGAAGCGCGAAAGACGCTGAGCGCTTCAATCAAGCCAAAGGGCTGGCCATTGTGGGGCTGACTCTGGGCGTGATCCTCTGGTTCACCGGCTTTATCGCCATTGGCGGAGAGTGGTTTTTGATGTGGCAGTCCAAAATCTGGAATGGACAACAAGGCGCGTTCCGATTCACGGTCATTCTTGGCGTCACGATGATCTACCTCAATATGCCGGACACAAACACCCAGTCTTGAGTCTGCGTATTTTGCAGCGTTCCCCTTTCTTTGCTATACCTTGAGCAGGGTTTCGGCGAGCGCTGAGCACACATTTTTATTGGGACCCAAGCATGTCACCACCTAAGCAACGCCCGCGTTTTCTGACGCTGTTCCTGCTTTTACTACTGAGTGTCACCACGGCGGCGGATCATGATGTCGTCTTTTACCTTGAAGATGAACCTATCTACACCAGTAAGTCCATACAATCTCCCGGCTTTCTGATGGAAGTGGTGGGAGAGATGAACAAGCTGATGAAATTGAAGGTCAGCGCCAACTTTCTGCCTTGGAACCGGGCGCAGTATATGGCTATTAAAACGCCCAATGCCGTTATCTTTCCACTCAGCCGCACCAAAGACAGGGAGGCCAATTACACCTGGATCTGCAAGGTGTTCGACGTCCCCGTGATGTTCATTACCAAGGAAGGACGCCCGCCTATCAACGATTTCCATACCGCTCGCGAAATGCGAGGCATTGGCGTCATTATCGGCACGCCGCAGGAAGAAATGCTCAAAGCGGAGGATGTGCCTTACATCGCGCTTACCGGTAAGCAGCTGTATGAAGCTTTAGCCGATGATCAGGTGAAAGCCATCTACACCGCCAAGCCCGAGGCCATGCTGGGGTGGAAGCAGGGAGAGTACTCGCAGAA
Coding sequences within:
- a CDS encoding outer membrane lipoprotein-sorting protein gives rise to the protein MSLSFKRWTAAWVFAMAGISTTPAGAADQAKVDDIVRKASHAAYYQGVDGKARVDMRIFDAQNRERSREFTILRKDIDDADDGDQKFYVYFHSPADVSKSVFLVWKHVKGDDDRWLYLPALDLVKRISASDERTSFMGSHFFYEDVSGRTPDEDNHVLLEETDNYYVLKSTPKNSGNVEFAYYKNWIHKTTFIPVKTEFYDASDRAYRTYQATRVEMVDGYQTVTESKMSDTRIGGYTQMRYSKVDYDVAIPEDIFSERYLRSAPRQYLR
- a CDS encoding YgaP family membrane protein — protein: MNIDRLVFAFAGFMVSLGLILGYWVSPYWFLLSAFVGLNMFQAAFTGFCPLAMVLKKLGFRPGSAFR
- a CDS encoding DHA2 family efflux MFS transporter permease subunit, yielding MSANAGRKAVNPWLIAPLVALAAFMEVLDISIANVSLQHIAGSLGAGPEETTWILTSYLVTNAIALPIAGWLSDYFGRTRFFIGSIIGFTLASLACGMAPGLEMLIIFRAVQGLAGGALQPVSQAILADSFPLEKRGMAFAMYGIAVVAAPAIGPTLGGWITDEFSWRWIFLINVPVGIVLIMLVKRYLPDEPANHDGSKVDYFGFALIAIGLGCLQWMLDTGQREDWFESPQIVALAVIVVVALLTYIVRSFDQKNPIVDLTLYRYPNFAMANVIMFMMGFVLFGSTALLPLLMQTLMGYSAFDAGLVLSPGGFAIMFMMPIVGRLVGAVDSRILLTLGLGVSSLALWNLGELTLAVDRDQLAMARVWQTLGLAFLFIPTTSSAYVGLPTSANNQAAAMLSFMRNLGGGVGIALLMTFLDRVATVNRGHLVANTSPVSEVWSHHYMQLQQISGDATRALMMANQQVAEQARFIAFMDSFKLLAVMFALLIPLVWKLKPLPRSGVGAPQGAH
- a CDS encoding DUF1302 family protein encodes the protein MKTLLRIVAILLWSVRAWAEEPALPVGLRAEEPQLPSGLGEPAKPSATEPDLPVGLDLAEPESNGEDKEAEAGLTGVPLQMSGFAETRLGARLQNDPTQKRASIGEARAQWQAEAFLESMTLKGVADFLYDPVLDHHHIDLERGEGWLDLREANVLMRPADAVDIKLGRQILTWGTGDLLFINDLFPKDWNALMIGRDEEYLKAPSDAAKFSFFSDAVNLDLVYTPQFDADRYIDGERISYYSAGDGEVVGRNQPVRVEGRQNALQEDELALRAYRLLGPYELAAYYYRGFWKSPAGVNPGSGLYTFPELQVWGASVRGPVAGGVANAELGYYDSLEDDRGDDPWVRNSEWRALLGYERELLPELTGAMQFYVESMQDYDAFKASQPPSAYIKDAHRQVVTLRLTKLLMNQNLTLSLFNFWSPNEEDGYLRLKANYKVDDHWRVESGANVFYGEKVETFFGQLKDNSNLYVALRYGF
- a CDS encoding HlyD family secretion protein; protein product: MSKKMIRLMLFFSLAGVAGCGYYLWHAGKVSTDDAFVERDVIYLTPRVSGVLVEVLVSDNQKVATGDLLARIDPKPYEAELQSASARVAMQQAAMVKAQADLEAFVARLEARKQDALAQVNVAKAEKQHHESNLARLDAQIAQARRDVDRYERLAGRKQVSEQALEDAKTNLATLSAERETVKASIDVAASKVAAAHSQQKTVASDERNIAVLRAAIGQSEAALKQAQADEARASLALQWTEIRATSNGWISRVEKHPGSFVSPQTNFAIEVTGAAWVKANFKETQIGDVRVGDKVSVEVDAYPGVTFSAKVESFQPGTGSRFSLLPPENASGNYVKVVQRVPVKIIFDEVPDGVQLWPGMSVIPTVYVSGS
- a CDS encoding ArsR/SmtB family transcription factor — translated: MLDNEFDPEGFEKALSLIKSMDNRNRLFILCLLCDGERTVTEMAEAAELSLSAMSQHLSVLRQADLVETEKYQQSVTYRLKGNEVKQMIALLKKLYCDSAAK
- a CDS encoding efflux RND transporter permease subunit, yielding MLTLSEHASRHPKFWFRLSGALCLLLILLAAAPTLSPATFSFLNPLHIDTDPENMLREDEPVRVTHNHLKQEFSLYDVVVVGVINRDHPQGVFNARSLKDVYDLAAFTQGLRWEENGREQGVVGVDLMAPSTVDNIEQAGLGTVRFEWLMPSPPANDAAALQVAEKAMRIPMLRDTLVSSDQKALALYVPITSKDISYQIAEKLRAKVAEFDSDDEYHITGLPVAQDQFGVEMFKQMAISAPLAMLLIFLLMWWFFRHLRLVLAPLAVAMISVILTMGLLVVTGNTVHIMSSMIPIFVMPIAVLDAVHILSDFFDRYPRIRDRNKTIREVMEELSAPMLYTSITTCAGFASLAFTPIPPVQVFGVFVSIGVGLAWLLTITLVPAYIMLMPEDSLQGFGMSADKEGEEHTALARFLHALGRFTYRRAKLVLLATLVVAVGAGYGISKIQINDNPVKWFAESHPIRVADQALNERFAGTYMAYLALQPAAPATLDDARNRVAALLDETDAAIQEPARAIIAGTTAQTRDEWLREAQDAVADAREQADTDALWDAWDALGQGLDSVRQSAETFKQPEILAYIETLQKYLQETGLVGKSNALPDIVKTVHRELMQGEAEAFRIPASAPAVGQTLITYQSSHRPQDLWRFVTPDYRNTNLWIQLKSGDNKDMAAVVAAVDRFLEESPAPAALKHEWFGLTYINVVWQEKMVSGMLEAFLGSFLIVLAMMAFLFRSLWWGLLSMLPLTVTIGAIYGVIGWIGKDYDMPVAVLSALSLGLAVDYAIHFLARSRFLYRQTGSWRETVDAVFGEPARAITRNVIVIGVGFLPLLAAPLIPYQTVGVFISSILLFAGVATLLILPALLTAFDRFLFKNLQPTREAEI